The Brachyhypopomus gauderio isolate BG-103 unplaced genomic scaffold, BGAUD_0.2 sc140, whole genome shotgun sequence genome contains a region encoding:
- the LOC143500303 gene encoding uncharacterized protein LOC143500303 isoform X2 yields the protein MSLRLEMNKDKDYMNMVRDLEQDQAPGGSDITLTKLRERLREKEKALENALDEKFVAVEEKENEVHMLQLSVWEKEREECVERHNQALSACTAELQDLHRQLSDARKPVSTATEDTPLETAKLRASLAEKDAVINVRPLTFLSDLRIKPEGQSWPGGQETGLVTEG from the exons ATGAGCCTGAGGTTAGAGATGAACAAAGACAAG gactaCATGAACATGGTGCGGGACCTGGAGCAGGACCAGGCACCAGGAGGAAGTGACATCACGCTGACCAAgctgagagagaggctgagggagaaggagaaggctCTGGAG aatgcgCTGGATGAGAAGTTTGTGGctgtggaggagaaggagaatgaGGTCCACATGCTTCAGCTGAGCGtgtgggagaaggagagagag gagtgtgtggagagacatAACCAGGCTCTGTCAGCATGCACAGCTGAACTGCAGGACCTGCACAGGCAGCTAAGTGATGCCCGGAAACCTGTCAGCACGGCAACCGAGGACACACCCTTAGAGACGGCCAAGCTGCGAGCCTCGCTGGCTGAGAAGGATGCCGTCATTAACGTGAGACCTTTGACCTTTCTCTCAGACCTCAGGATTAAACctgaggggcagtcatggcctggtggtcaggaaactggtcttgtgaccgaagggtag
- the LOC143500303 gene encoding uncharacterized protein LOC143500303 isoform X1, with protein MTEGASKLLPLSVLFFLKDYMNMVRDLEQDQAPGGSDITLTKLRERLREKEKALENALDEKFVAVEEKENEVHMLQLSVWEKEREECVERHNQALSACTAELQDLHRQLSDARKPVSTATEDTPLETAKLRASLAEKDAVINVRPLTFLSDLRIKPEGQSWPGGQETGLVTEG; from the exons atgactgagggagcttcaaaactactgccgctgtctgttctcttcttcctaaag gactaCATGAACATGGTGCGGGACCTGGAGCAGGACCAGGCACCAGGAGGAAGTGACATCACGCTGACCAAgctgagagagaggctgagggagaaggagaaggctCTGGAG aatgcgCTGGATGAGAAGTTTGTGGctgtggaggagaaggagaatgaGGTCCACATGCTTCAGCTGAGCGtgtgggagaaggagagagag gagtgtgtggagagacatAACCAGGCTCTGTCAGCATGCACAGCTGAACTGCAGGACCTGCACAGGCAGCTAAGTGATGCCCGGAAACCTGTCAGCACGGCAACCGAGGACACACCCTTAGAGACGGCCAAGCTGCGAGCCTCGCTGGCTGAGAAGGATGCCGTCATTAACGTGAGACCTTTGACCTTTCTCTCAGACCTCAGGATTAAACctgaggggcagtcatggcctggtggtcaggaaactggtcttgtgaccgaagggtag
- the LOC143500300 gene encoding uncharacterized protein LOC143500300, translating to MNMVRDLEQGWAPGESNITLTKRRERLRAVCVFVCLCVCVCLCGCFCVCLRHREGANRFLKVSHTTSECVERHNQAELQDLRMQLSNTPLETAQLRASLAEKDVVITVRPLTFLSDFRIKPEGVVCGPGSESPARRETAELERAAQEKDQLSVRLLEWRSVSESALTSPTTDDGQSGSPCLTPGAAETRDLSTSVMRVFQGGEVGVCAVVDGLQCDGKLQKQQLADTQQLLQTVQVELQVHEQIRDSTHTGTGEGRVCMSPLVGPGEGCVCADSGTVDLSELLSEVHRLHLQLERSVQTNTALLQKLEQQLLTRSDAPSTININYLLPTTDEGFKSEKPPQHSRPGSSSPAHDSGTSVGCSSPAPSRLVPGHRLWADGHVRHVLGLVEDYSALRKQAKRLTADMNTQLHEGHSVGVCVWGHCQALSAELEQRDGELGVEKRNSLKRDKTTQGLSLLLKEKEKKIEELYGNLEEKEKILAKTREALHKAQLQKHQACSLKQEELNRLQQTTKQLSEDLHSTKNSSQTLKHRLEVMDHENKALSAELEQRDGELSVERRNSLKRDKTIQGLSLLLKEKEKEVEELYDNLEKKEKILAKTREALHKAQLQKHQDYMNMVWDLEQDRAPGGSDLMLTKLREKLREKEKALEIALDEKFVAVEEKENEVHMLQLSVWEKEREVERLNNLLSHNEETINCQAVSGSMLVVLEEAERLLKLFWRVTLPSGDLTHIQQEEVLRSEVSRLQSRLSQQERMLTGAVKRLRSTNQLQEGKERIIIDQLSMTHGVLKKARGNLEWIVHVRMSSSAPREPDHHTAPLFHSSTRTSP from the exons ATGAACATGGTGCGGGACCTGGAGCAGGGCTGGGCGCCAGGAGAAAGTAACATAACGCTGACCAAgcggagagagaggctgagggctgtgtgtgtgtttgtttgtttgtgtgtatgtgtgtgtttgtgtgggtgtttctgtgtgtgtttgaggcacAGAGAGGGAGCAAACAGATTTCTGAAAGTCAGTCACACTACATCA gaatgtgTGGAGAGACATAATCAGGCTGAACTGCAGGACCTGCGCATGCAGCTAAGTAACACACCCTTAGAGACGGCCCAGCTGCGAGCCTCGCTGGCTGAGAAGGACGTGGTCATTACCGTGAGACCTTTGACCTTTCTCTCAGACTTCAGGATTAAACCtgagggtgttgtgtgtggccCTGGTTCAGAATCACCGGCACGACGGGAGACAGCAGAGCTTGAGAGAGCTGCACAGGAGAAGGACCAGCTCAGCGTCCGGCTGCTGGAATGGAGGAGTGTGTCTGAGTCAGCCCTGACCTCACCGACTACAGACGATGGGCAGAGTGGATCACCCTGTCTGACCCCCGGGGCGGCAGAGACCCGAGACTTGAGCACCAGTGTGATGCGTGTGTTCCAGGGTGGAGAGGTTGGGGTCTGCGCTGTAGTTGACGG gctgcaGTGTGACGGTAAACTCCAGAAGCAGCAGTTGGCAGACACTCAGCAGCTCCTGCAGACAGTACAGGTGGAACTGCAGGTGCACGAGCAGATCagggactccacacacactggcacag GCGAGGGGCGTGTCTGTATGTCCCCATTGGTTGGTccaggtgaggggtgtgtctgTGCCGACTCCGGGACGGTAGACCTCAGTGAGCTGCTGAGTGAGGTGCACAGGCTCCACCTACAGCTGGAGAGGAGCGTCCAGACCAACACGGCGCTGCTCCAGAAACTGGAGCAGCAGTTACTGACCCGCAGTGACGCGCCATCCACCATCAACATCAACTACTTACTGCCcaccacag atgagGGCTTTAAGTCAGAGAAGCCCCCTCAGCACTCACGCCCAGGGTCCTCCAGTCCCGCTCACG acagtgGTACCTCTGTGGGGTGTAGCTCCCCAGCTCCCTCAAGGCTGGTGCCGGGTCACAGGTTGTGGGCGGATGGTCATGTCCGTCATGTCCTGGGCCTGGTGGAGGACTACAGCGCTCTGCGCAAACAAGCCAAGAGACTCACGgcagacatgaacacacagcTGCACGAGGGACACAgtgtaggcgtgtgtgtgtggggtcactGCCAGGCTCTGTCGGCTGAGCTGGAGCAGAGGGATGGTGAGTTGGGTGTGGAGAAGAGGAACTCTCTGAAGAGAGACAAGACCACCCAGGGTCTGAGCCTCCTGctcaaggagaaggagaaaaag attgaGGAGTTGTATGGTAATTTggaagagaaggagaagatTCTTGCCAAGACCAGAGAAGCACTTCACAAAGCCCAGCTTCAAAAGCACCAG gcatGCTCACTGAAGCAGGAGGAGTTGAACAGGCTGCAGCAGACTACCAAGCAGCTGAGCGAAGATCTTCACTCCACCAAGAACAGCAGCCAAACACTTAAACACAGACTGGAGGTGATGGACCATGAGAACaag GCTCTCTCGGCTGAGCTGGAGCAGAGGGATGGTGAGTTGAGTGTGGAGAGGAGGAACTCTCTGAAGAGAGACAAGACCATCCAGGGTCTGAGTCTCCTGctcaaggagaaggagaaagag gttgaGGAGTTGTATGATAATttggagaagaaagagaagattCTTGCCAAGACCAGAGAAGCACTTCACAAAGCCCAGCTTCAAAAGCACCAG gacTACATGAACATGGTGTGGGACCTGGAGCAGGATCGGGCACCAGGAGGAAGTGACCTCATGCTGACCAAGCTGAGAGAGAAgctgagggagaaggagaaggctCTGGAG attgcgCTGGATGAGAAGTTTGTGGctgtggaggagaaggagaatgaGGTCCACATGCTTCAGCTGAGCGtgtgggagaaggagagagaggtggagcgcCTGAACAACCTGCTTTCACACAATGAGGAGACCATCaat TGTCAGGCTGTATCAGGCTCTATGCTTGTGGttctggaggaggcggagcgaCTCCTGAAGCTGTTCTGGAGAGTAACTCTGCCGTCAGgagacctcacacacatacagcag gaggaggtgttgagGAGTGAGGTGTCTCGGTTACAGAGCCGGCTGTCTCAGCAGGAGCGGATGCTCACAGGAGCAGTCAAACGACTGCGATCCACCAACCAGCTTCAAGAAGGCAAGGAACGCATCATCATCGACCAGC tGTCCATGACTCACGGGGTGCTGAAGAAAGCCAGAGGAAACCTGGAG TGGATCGTGCATGTCCGTATGAGTTCGTCTGCACCCAGAGAGCCGGACCATCACACCGCACCGCTGTTCCATTCCTCTACTAGGACATCACCCTGA